Proteins encoded by one window of Palaeococcus ferrophilus DSM 13482:
- a CDS encoding glycosyltransferase family 4 protein yields the protein MRINYTMFGIGPTGGNRVLVEIANRLAERGHEISITTLGDEPQVKKIPFSISAKVNLIYTGPNKVWKLFLLGLRRISNLHMPQYDGIERLSARMPDCDINVATYCLTAYPVFISGKGIPFYHMQHYETLFFDDHYLKKLAEITYYLPLNKISNSIWLHNIIRERYGVETPILNPAIDHNIFYPREVNGEKKKLRVVAYGSNRRWKGFPELLEAMAIVFKHRKDIEFIVYGPARPKYSHPTVNYTFVQSPSDEELAVLYSSADVVVTPSWYESFPLPPLEAMACGAPVVTTRYGTEDYAFHEKNALVVPPKDPKALADAILRLLEDEDLREQFRKEGPKTARQFTWDKTVDNVERLFKKALKGDGIV from the coding sequence ATGAGAATTAATTATACCATGTTCGGGATCGGCCCTACCGGAGGGAACCGAGTATTAGTTGAAATCGCAAATAGACTAGCCGAAAGAGGCCATGAGATTTCTATAACAACTCTCGGGGATGAACCACAAGTGAAAAAAATACCATTTTCCATCAGCGCCAAGGTTAATCTAATATACACTGGACCGAACAAAGTTTGGAAACTATTTCTACTTGGTCTAAGAAGGATTTCAAACTTACACATGCCCCAATACGACGGGATAGAAAGACTATCAGCAAGAATGCCCGATTGCGATATAAACGTCGCTACCTATTGTTTGACGGCATATCCAGTTTTCATAAGTGGGAAAGGGATACCATTCTACCATATGCAACATTATGAAACCCTGTTTTTTGACGATCATTATCTAAAGAAGTTGGCCGAGATCACATATTACTTACCACTAAACAAGATATCAAACTCCATATGGCTTCACAATATCATCAGAGAGAGATACGGTGTAGAAACCCCCATACTCAATCCTGCTATTGACCACAATATATTTTATCCTCGCGAAGTTAACGGAGAAAAGAAAAAATTAAGAGTTGTTGCTTACGGTTCAAATCGAAGATGGAAAGGATTCCCAGAACTTCTTGAAGCTATGGCCATAGTTTTTAAACACAGAAAAGACATCGAATTTATAGTATATGGTCCAGCTAGGCCAAAGTACTCCCATCCCACTGTTAATTACACATTTGTCCAATCACCAAGTGACGAAGAGCTTGCCGTGTTGTACTCCTCCGCAGACGTCGTTGTAACCCCTTCTTGGTACGAAAGTTTCCCGCTCCCGCCGCTTGAAGCTATGGCGTGTGGTGCCCCCGTTGTAACTACAAGATACGGAACAGAAGATTATGCATTCCATGAAAAAAATGCACTAGTTGTTCCACCAAAAGATCCTAAAGCATTGGCTGATGCTATACTACGATTGCTAGAAGATGAAGATTTAAGAGAACAGTTTAGAAAAGAAGGTCCAAAAACTGCAAGACAGTTCACCTGGGATAAGACTGTTGATAATGTAGAAAGATTATTCAAAAAAGCCCTGAAGGGAGATGGGATAGTATGA
- the mntA gene encoding type VII toxin-antitoxin system MntA family adenylyltransferase antitoxin: MMRIYELPPKEREKIKSMIRQSLSRRDEILFAYVHGSFIENGPFRDIDIAVYVKEKPNTFYEMELEDELTKLTGYPIDVRVLNNAPVTFRFRAIGGELLFSKDEKARCRFEEETMGEYHDYAYYLELYRREALGI; this comes from the coding sequence ATGATGCGGATTTACGAGCTTCCTCCCAAAGAGAGGGAGAAGATAAAGTCGATGATCCGGCAGTCTCTTTCGAGGAGAGACGAGATTCTATTTGCTTACGTCCATGGCTCCTTCATTGAAAATGGACCGTTCAGGGATATTGATATAGCCGTTTACGTGAAAGAGAAACCGAATACGTTCTACGAAATGGAGCTTGAGGATGAGCTCACCAAGCTCACAGGGTACCCGATAGACGTTAGGGTTCTAAACAACGCTCCCGTTACCTTCAGGTTCAGAGCCATTGGAGGGGAACTGCTGTTCTCGAAGGACGAGAAGGCAAGATGCAGGTTCGAGGAGGAGACCATGGGGGAGTACCACGATTACGCCTACTATCTCGAACTCTACAGGAGGGAGGCCCTTGGAATATGA
- the hepT gene encoding type VII toxin-antitoxin system HepT family RNase toxin, which translates to MEYEEERITRLMAEAENALLTIHELAELDEEEFLRNKHYISSAKYNLLVAIEACIDIAYHLISKNKLRLPRDYADSFRVLQENGIVDSELAHRLILMARFRNRLVHIYWDVDNRMIYRIITESITDIEKFLAHIRKILREVR; encoded by the coding sequence TTGGAATATGAGGAGGAGAGAATAACAAGGCTGATGGCAGAGGCTGAGAATGCCCTTCTCACAATCCACGAACTTGCGGAGCTTGATGAAGAGGAGTTTCTAAGAAACAAACACTACATCTCGAGCGCCAAATACAACCTGCTGGTCGCCATCGAGGCGTGCATAGATATTGCGTATCACCTGATATCAAAAAACAAATTAAGACTTCCGAGAGATTATGCAGACTCCTTTAGGGTTCTCCAGGAGAATGGTATCGTAGATAGCGAACTGGCGCACCGTCTTATCCTGATGGCTCGTTTTAGGAACCGGCTCGTCCATATATACTGGGACGTTGATAATCGGATGATATACAGAATCATAACTGAGAGCATAACTGATATTGAGAAGTTTTTAGCTCACATCCGTAAAATTCTTCGTGAGGTGAGGTAG
- a CDS encoding Ldh family oxidoreductase: protein MRDMFEKGNIDENYIRVPKDELFSFIVRVLTKLGVPNADAEIVADNLVMADLRGIESHGVQRLKRYVDGILNEGINLHPDIRIVKEGPAYALIDGDEGMGQVVGYRAMKLAIEKAKESGVGIVAVRNSNHYGIAGYYALMAVEEDMIGISMTNSRPLVAPTSGIERFIGTNPIALAVPTKDKPFLLDMATSVVPIGKLEVYRRKGKPIPEGWAIDAEGNITTDVERVFNGGALLPLGGFGELFAGHKGYGLSLMVDILAGILSGGTWSKHVKNTSEKRSDVGHFFMAINTEAFLPLDEFKERMSEMIREIKSSKKHPDFEKIWIHGEKGFLTQETRLKLGIPIYRKVVDELNQIAEIVGVEKLRVGE, encoded by the coding sequence ATGAGAGACATGTTTGAGAAAGGCAATATTGATGAAAATTATATAAGGGTTCCGAAAGATGAACTGTTCTCCTTCATAGTTAGAGTTCTCACAAAGCTTGGAGTACCTAATGCTGATGCAGAGATAGTTGCAGATAATCTTGTCATGGCTGACTTGAGGGGAATTGAAAGTCATGGGGTTCAGAGGCTCAAGCGCTACGTTGATGGCATCCTAAACGAGGGAATAAACCTTCATCCGGACATTAGGATTGTTAAGGAAGGGCCAGCCTATGCTTTAATTGACGGAGACGAAGGAATGGGGCAGGTTGTTGGTTATAGGGCAATGAAGCTGGCGATTGAGAAGGCCAAAGAAAGTGGTGTCGGGATTGTGGCAGTTAGGAATAGCAACCACTACGGCATAGCCGGGTACTATGCGTTGATGGCCGTGGAGGAAGACATGATTGGTATCAGTATGACAAACTCAAGACCATTAGTCGCCCCGACGAGTGGGATAGAGCGCTTCATAGGAACCAATCCCATCGCTCTGGCGGTACCGACCAAAGATAAGCCGTTTTTGCTCGACATGGCCACAAGTGTAGTCCCAATTGGGAAGCTTGAGGTTTATCGCAGGAAAGGGAAACCAATTCCAGAAGGCTGGGCAATTGACGCAGAGGGCAATATAACAACAGACGTCGAAAGAGTCTTCAATGGAGGTGCCTTACTGCCCTTGGGTGGTTTTGGGGAGCTCTTCGCGGGACACAAAGGTTATGGTCTAAGCCTCATGGTGGACATTCTCGCAGGCATCCTCAGTGGGGGAACGTGGAGTAAACACGTGAAGAATACAAGCGAAAAAAGAAGTGATGTCGGCCACTTCTTTATGGCAATAAACACCGAAGCATTCCTTCCCCTTGATGAATTCAAGGAAAGAATGAGCGAAATGATAAGAGAAATAAAGAGCTCCAAGAAGCATCCTGATTTTGAAAAGATATGGATTCATGGTGAAAAAGGCTTCTTAACACAGGAAACGAGACTAAAACTTGGTATACCCATTTACAGGAAGGTAGTAGATGAGCTTAATCAAATAGCCGAAATCGTTGGGGTCGAAAAGTTAAGAGTTGGTGAATAA
- a CDS encoding flippase, giving the protein MNIGKRIAKNTAVLFVAKLTSLLLGFLYITYTARYLGPANYGILSFALALNGIFGVIANFGLDPLTVREVARDKNLAKKYLANGLVLKLLFGTLTFLIVLIVADISGYPQITKMVVLIITLSTIVSGINKLFSDIYQAFERMEFMSLGQILQSMLYLVFAVTVIKLGLDVVYFAMIYLIVNLCILGYHTVVITWKFLKPKIEADLNFWKSIVREAWPFALTAVFISIYYWVDSVMLSYMKGDEVVGWYNAAYRIIMLSLTVPALLNISIYPSMSYYWKSDQKVFYKLFNGYFTLMLPLAALLGVSVTALSNSITLIIFGSKYLPSAKILKILIWAPVSVYLSSPYGRLLEASNKQQISAKITGSGALINVALNLVLIPQLSAEGAAIATVLTEAFITSYVIIYSKKAFGISPHIEKEVLKLIRSLMVRRGGSP; this is encoded by the coding sequence GTGAATATCGGGAAGAGAATAGCAAAGAATACGGCAGTACTCTTCGTAGCTAAACTAACGAGCTTGTTACTTGGCTTTTTGTACATAACGTACACTGCAAGGTATCTGGGCCCGGCGAATTATGGTATTCTGTCATTTGCTCTAGCCTTGAATGGTATATTTGGAGTTATTGCTAATTTCGGCCTTGACCCTCTAACCGTCAGGGAAGTTGCAAGGGATAAGAACCTAGCTAAGAAATATCTTGCAAATGGACTTGTATTGAAGCTGTTGTTCGGGACACTAACATTTCTGATTGTTCTTATAGTGGCAGATATCTCCGGATATCCACAAATTACAAAGATGGTCGTGCTCATAATAACATTGTCAACTATTGTTTCTGGGATAAATAAACTATTCAGTGATATTTATCAAGCTTTTGAGAGAATGGAGTTCATGTCCCTTGGTCAGATCCTCCAGAGCATGCTTTACTTAGTTTTTGCAGTAACTGTGATAAAACTTGGCTTGGACGTGGTATATTTTGCGATGATTTACCTGATTGTGAATTTGTGCATTTTGGGGTATCATACAGTTGTAATCACCTGGAAGTTTTTGAAGCCCAAAATCGAGGCTGATTTAAATTTTTGGAAAAGCATTGTGAGGGAAGCATGGCCATTTGCCCTAACAGCAGTATTTATTTCAATTTATTATTGGGTTGATTCGGTTATGCTTTCTTATATGAAAGGAGATGAAGTCGTAGGATGGTATAATGCAGCATATAGGATAATAATGCTGTCTCTTACAGTTCCAGCATTGTTAAATATAAGTATATATCCATCGATGTCATATTATTGGAAAAGTGATCAAAAAGTATTTTATAAACTTTTCAATGGATACTTTACACTTATGCTACCTCTTGCTGCCCTTCTAGGTGTTTCAGTTACAGCATTATCAAATTCCATTACTTTAATCATATTTGGGAGCAAATATCTCCCAAGTGCAAAGATTTTAAAGATACTTATATGGGCTCCTGTATCGGTATACTTAAGTTCTCCTTACGGTCGACTTTTGGAGGCATCTAATAAGCAACAAATTTCTGCTAAAATCACGGGTAGCGGAGCCCTTATTAATGTTGCTCTGAACCTCGTACTCATCCCCCAGCTCTCAGCGGAAGGTGCAGCAATTGCGACTGTACTTACCGAAGCATTCATAACAAGCTACGTTATAATATATTCCAAAAAAGCCTTTGGGATTAGTCCTCATATTGAAAAAGAAGTACTTAAACTCATAAGGAGTCTGATGGTAAGACGTGGAGGCTCTCCTTAA
- the rfbC gene encoding dTDP-4-dehydrorhamnose 3,5-epimerase, with protein MPFEFKRLEIPDVILIKPKVFEDERGFFMETYKKSDFEKAGITGEFIQDNHSKSKYGVLRGLHFQREPYAQAKIVRAVRGVIYDVAVDLRKDSPTFGKYVGVILSEFNKYQLYIPRGFAHGFVVLSDVAEVAYKVDNIYAPDHEGGLIWNDPDVGIKWPIEEPMLSEKDKKWPTLKELIEKGELF; from the coding sequence ATGCCTTTCGAGTTTAAACGGTTGGAAATTCCGGATGTGATACTAATAAAGCCCAAGGTCTTTGAGGACGAGAGGGGCTTTTTCATGGAGACCTACAAGAAGTCCGACTTTGAAAAAGCAGGAATAACCGGGGAATTTATCCAAGACAACCACTCAAAGTCCAAGTATGGCGTTCTCAGAGGTTTACACTTTCAGAGGGAGCCCTACGCACAGGCGAAGATAGTGAGGGCCGTTAGGGGCGTCATCTACGATGTTGCCGTTGATCTGAGAAAAGACTCGCCGACCTTCGGGAAGTACGTTGGTGTCATCTTGTCAGAGTTCAACAAGTATCAGCTATACATTCCAAGGGGTTTTGCCCACGGGTTCGTAGTTCTGAGTGATGTGGCTGAAGTAGCCTACAAGGTGGACAACATCTACGCTCCTGACCACGAAGGCGGACTGATATGGAACGACCCGGATGTGGGAATTAAGTGGCCGATAGAAGAGCCAATGCTCTCAGAAAAGGACAAAAAGTGGCCAACTCTAAAAGAGTTGATCGAAAAAGGGGAACTATTTTGA
- the rfbD gene encoding dTDP-4-dehydrorhamnose reductase: protein MKVAIIGANGQLGSDLVKVFGEDAIPLTHKDLDVTDFESLKILKELKPDVIINTAAYHKTDECEENPEKTFLVNSVGARNVALVSSEIEAIDIYISTDYVFSGTKGEPYTEEDVPDPINVYGVSKYAGELLTKYLTDKHYIIRVSSLFGVAGASGKGGNFVETMIKLGKAGKEINVVNDIVMSPTYTKDAALAIKRILEKKLPYGIYHVTNDGFCSWYEFAKEIFKLTGMEANLNPITSSEFPTKAKRPKFSALNVGKLKSHGIWMRPWSDALREYLMEKGHL from the coding sequence ATGAAAGTTGCAATAATCGGTGCAAATGGTCAGCTTGGAAGTGATTTAGTTAAGGTTTTCGGAGAAGATGCTATTCCCTTAACCCACAAAGATTTAGACGTGACAGACTTTGAGAGTCTGAAAATTTTGAAAGAATTGAAGCCGGACGTCATAATCAACACTGCCGCGTATCATAAGACAGATGAGTGCGAAGAGAACCCAGAAAAGACATTTCTTGTTAATTCCGTTGGCGCTAGGAACGTTGCACTTGTATCCAGCGAGATAGAGGCAATAGACATATACATAAGCACGGATTATGTATTTAGCGGAACCAAAGGAGAACCCTATACAGAAGAAGACGTGCCAGACCCCATAAATGTCTATGGAGTTAGCAAGTACGCTGGTGAACTTTTAACCAAATATCTAACTGACAAGCACTACATTATCAGGGTTTCTAGCTTGTTTGGTGTTGCAGGGGCCAGTGGAAAAGGAGGAAACTTCGTTGAGACAATGATAAAACTTGGGAAAGCGGGCAAAGAGATAAATGTTGTTAATGACATAGTGATGTCCCCCACATACACAAAGGACGCAGCTTTGGCCATTAAAAGGATACTCGAGAAGAAGTTGCCGTATGGAATATATCACGTAACTAACGACGGCTTTTGCAGCTGGTATGAATTTGCAAAGGAGATATTTAAACTAACTGGCATGGAAGCCAATTTGAACCCTATAACTTCAAGCGAGTTTCCAACAAAAGCCAAGAGACCAAAATTCTCAGCATTGAATGTTGGAAAACTAAAATCTCACGGCATTTGGATGAGGCCATGGAGTGATGCGTTAAGAGAGTATTTGATGGAGAAGGGGCATCTCTAA
- a CDS encoding NAD-dependent epimerase/dehydratase family protein yields MRVLVTGGAGYIGSVMVPMLLEEGFDVVVLDRFFFGKETLKEVEGHPRLTLVKDDIRWFDPSLMRGIDAVIDLAALSNDPSGELDPEKTLEINYRGRVRVAQLAKKHGAEKYVFASTCSVYGFQDEIVNENSPTNPLTTYAKSAVLAEQDIMPLGDREFSVTFLRQATVYGLSPRMRFDLAINAMVLYLWKDGKLRIMRDGTQWRPFVYVKDTSRAFIKVLEADNELVNGQIFNVGSNEQNYQIFPLAQMLAEALGMELQYEWYGDPDKRSYRVDFSKIKEVLGFKPKYTPKDAAKEIYQALEEGRVRDDIKTRTVQWYKYLLEAHRIVKEVELNGVIL; encoded by the coding sequence ATGAGGGTGTTAGTCACTGGTGGTGCCGGATATATTGGGTCGGTAATGGTACCCATGCTCTTGGAGGAAGGGTTCGACGTCGTGGTGCTGGATAGATTTTTCTTTGGTAAAGAAACGCTAAAAGAGGTTGAAGGACATCCGAGACTGACACTAGTCAAGGACGATATTAGATGGTTCGATCCCTCCTTAATGAGGGGAATTGACGCGGTAATAGATCTAGCGGCATTATCCAACGACCCTTCTGGTGAACTTGACCCTGAAAAGACCCTAGAGATAAACTACAGAGGCAGGGTACGGGTTGCGCAACTGGCCAAAAAACATGGAGCCGAGAAATATGTTTTTGCATCAACCTGCAGCGTTTATGGATTCCAAGATGAGATTGTAAACGAGAACTCTCCCACAAATCCTCTTACAACTTACGCAAAGTCAGCAGTTTTGGCGGAGCAAGATATAATGCCCTTGGGAGACAGAGAGTTCAGTGTGACGTTCCTGAGGCAGGCTACCGTGTATGGACTCTCGCCAAGAATGCGCTTTGATCTGGCAATAAACGCCATGGTGTTGTACCTCTGGAAAGATGGAAAACTCAGGATAATGCGTGATGGAACCCAGTGGAGGCCGTTTGTTTATGTTAAGGACACGTCTAGGGCATTCATCAAGGTTCTCGAAGCCGACAATGAGCTTGTTAATGGGCAAATCTTCAACGTGGGGAGCAACGAGCAAAACTATCAGATATTCCCCTTAGCACAGATGCTGGCAGAGGCCCTTGGTATGGAATTACAGTACGAGTGGTATGGCGATCCCGACAAAAGATCCTACAGAGTTGACTTCTCAAAAATAAAGGAAGTACTTGGATTTAAACCAAAATACACTCCCAAAGACGCTGCAAAAGAGATATACCAAGCACTGGAAGAGGGTAGGGTTAGGGATGACATAAAGACTAGAACTGTCCAGTGGTACAAGTACCTATTGGAAGCACACAGGATAGTTAAAGAAGTTGAATTGAACGGTGTGATACTGTAG
- a CDS encoding NAD(P)-dependent malic enzyme, producing the protein MDELREMALAFHRNNFPGNGKIEVIPKVLLKSRDELSLAYTPGVAEPCKRISKEPERVYEYTSKGNLVAVVSDGSRVLGLGNIGALAGLPVMEGKALLFKHFGGVDAFPIMVNEQDPDKFIEIVKAIAPTFGGINLEDIASPKCFYILDRLREELDIPVFHDDQQGTAAVVLAGLLNALKVVGKRIEEVTIALFGAGAAGFAVLRILTKAGVKLGNVRVVELVDGKPAVLTSDMDLEKLFPYRGWLLSQTNGDGITGGPENAVNGADVLISFTKPGPGIIQPEWISKMNDDAIVFPLANPVPEILPEEAKNAGARIVATGRSDFPNQINNVLGFPGIFRGALDVMAKTITDTMIIEAAKAIANVVEDDELYEEYIIPSPLNPEVYAKEARAVAEQAMKEGVARRKVSGEWVEEHTRMLRKFYQEVISPINEKRKMFK; encoded by the coding sequence ATGGACGAGCTTAGAGAAATGGCTTTAGCTTTTCACAGGAACAATTTTCCGGGGAATGGTAAGATAGAGGTCATCCCGAAAGTCCTTCTGAAAAGTAGAGATGAACTGAGTCTCGCATACACCCCCGGAGTGGCGGAACCGTGTAAAAGAATTTCCAAGGAGCCAGAGAGGGTATACGAGTACACCAGCAAAGGCAACCTTGTTGCGGTTGTGAGTGATGGAAGCAGAGTTCTGGGTTTGGGCAACATTGGGGCTTTGGCGGGATTGCCCGTCATGGAAGGCAAGGCACTGCTCTTCAAGCATTTCGGTGGTGTAGACGCGTTCCCGATAATGGTGAACGAACAAGACCCAGACAAGTTCATTGAGATCGTCAAGGCGATAGCGCCAACGTTTGGTGGCATAAACCTTGAGGATATCGCTTCACCTAAGTGTTTCTACATTCTTGACCGGCTCAGGGAGGAGCTAGACATCCCGGTTTTTCACGACGACCAGCAGGGGACAGCTGCCGTTGTTTTAGCAGGACTTTTAAACGCCTTAAAGGTCGTTGGAAAGAGAATTGAGGAAGTTACAATAGCTCTCTTTGGCGCCGGTGCTGCGGGCTTTGCAGTGCTCAGGATTCTAACAAAAGCGGGAGTAAAACTCGGAAATGTTCGGGTTGTCGAGCTCGTTGATGGCAAGCCAGCGGTTTTAACAAGCGACATGGATCTAGAAAAGCTGTTTCCATACAGGGGATGGCTTTTGAGCCAAACGAATGGTGATGGAATAACGGGAGGTCCCGAAAATGCCGTAAACGGGGCCGATGTTTTGATTTCATTCACAAAACCTGGACCGGGGATTATACAACCTGAGTGGATTTCAAAGATGAACGACGATGCCATTGTCTTCCCGCTGGCCAATCCAGTGCCTGAGATACTTCCCGAGGAAGCCAAGAATGCAGGGGCAAGAATCGTCGCTACTGGAAGGAGCGATTTTCCAAATCAGATTAACAACGTCCTTGGGTTCCCGGGAATTTTCAGGGGAGCTTTAGATGTCATGGCAAAGACTATAACAGATACAATGATAATCGAGGCAGCTAAGGCAATAGCAAACGTTGTAGAAGATGATGAATTGTACGAAGAATATATAATTCCTTCCCCTTTAAACCCCGAGGTTTACGCTAAAGAAGCCAGAGCCGTCGCAGAACAGGCCATGAAAGAGGGAGTAGCACGGAGAAAAGTCAGCGGGGAGTGGGTAGAGGAGCACACGAGAATGCTTAGAAAATTCTATCAAGAGGTCATATCACCCATAAATGAAAAAAGAAAAATGTTTAAATGA
- a CDS encoding glucose-1-phosphate thymidylyltransferase — MKALILSGGHGTRLRPLTYSQQKQLIPVANKPVLFYAIEDVIEAGVHEIGIIVGPNADQVKKTVLSREWDANIEFIYQGEPKGLAHAILIARDFLGDEDFVMYLGDNILREGIVEHKKYFEENDFDASILLQEVPNPQQFGVAELSEDGKTIKRLIEKPKVPPSNLALVGIYFFKPVIHDAVKNIKPSWRNELEITDAIQWLIDHGYRVGWTKVTGWWKDTGKPEDILDANRLILDDIKTDIGVNTKARIHGRVVIEEGTEIDENTVIKGPVIIGKNCKIKNAYIGPYTSIGDDVIIENTEIEDSIVLEGSEIRNAGRIVESLIGKEVKIVEANQHPIGRKLVLGDRSQVVL; from the coding sequence ATGAAAGCCCTAATACTATCTGGCGGCCATGGAACAAGATTGAGGCCCCTAACGTACTCCCAGCAGAAGCAGCTAATCCCAGTTGCCAACAAGCCCGTGCTGTTCTACGCTATTGAGGACGTCATCGAAGCAGGTGTTCACGAAATAGGAATAATAGTCGGTCCCAACGCAGATCAGGTTAAGAAGACGGTCTTAAGCAGGGAATGGGACGCCAACATTGAGTTCATCTACCAGGGGGAGCCAAAAGGCTTAGCTCACGCCATTCTAATCGCGAGGGATTTTTTGGGTGATGAGGACTTCGTAATGTACCTCGGGGACAACATTCTCCGCGAGGGAATAGTGGAGCACAAGAAGTACTTCGAAGAGAACGACTTTGATGCCAGCATACTCCTACAGGAGGTTCCTAATCCTCAGCAGTTCGGTGTCGCGGAGCTGAGCGAAGACGGCAAGACCATAAAGAGACTCATTGAAAAGCCCAAAGTTCCGCCGAGCAACCTTGCACTGGTCGGCATATACTTCTTCAAGCCGGTTATCCACGATGCGGTGAAGAACATAAAGCCGTCATGGCGGAACGAGCTTGAGATTACGGATGCAATCCAGTGGCTCATCGACCACGGCTACCGGGTTGGATGGACAAAGGTCACCGGCTGGTGGAAGGACACAGGGAAGCCGGAGGACATCTTAGATGCCAACAGGCTCATACTCGACGACATAAAGACCGACATTGGGGTTAACACAAAGGCGAGAATCCACGGAAGGGTTGTAATCGAAGAAGGAACCGAGATAGATGAGAACACTGTTATCAAGGGGCCGGTTATCATAGGGAAGAACTGCAAGATCAAAAACGCCTACATTGGACCCTACACCAGCATTGGGGACGACGTCATCATTGAGAACACCGAAATCGAGGACTCCATAGTCCTGGAGGGAAGCGAGATCAGGAACGCTGGAAGAATCGTTGAAAGTTTAATTGGGAAAGAGGTCAAAATAGTGGAGGCAAACCAGCATCCAATTGGGAGAAAGCTAGTACTTGGTGATAGATCACAAGTAGTTTTATGA
- a CDS encoding sugar phosphate nucleotidyltransferase, which yields MKVLIMAGGYATRLWPITKGKPKPLLPVGEKYIIDYILEKARDLGEVYVSTNKFFEGHFMDWAERNGVELIVEETLREEEKLGTIGAISYAVSKLGLDDYLIVAGDNLFSFSLEEFLRRYEGKPLIAVYDVGDFELAKRYGVVVLEGDRVVDFQEKPARPRSTLISTGVYALPREVIAMIDDYLREGNRDSPGYFIEWLLERGVEVYAYRFDDYWYDIGSADSYLEALKTLLKESHIEEIQISPYSKIIPPVVIKRGTKILGRSIIGPYAYIGENCTIENSDVSDSIVFNGTVLKGATIWRSIIDEKCEIRNLELKKSLVGGHAKIQRGD from the coding sequence ATGAAGGTCTTAATAATGGCCGGCGGCTACGCCACAAGGCTCTGGCCCATAACCAAGGGTAAACCCAAGCCCCTGCTTCCGGTGGGGGAGAAGTACATCATCGATTACATCCTTGAGAAGGCACGCGACCTCGGGGAGGTCTACGTCTCCACCAACAAGTTCTTTGAGGGGCACTTCATGGATTGGGCGGAGAGAAACGGTGTGGAGCTCATAGTGGAGGAGACCCTCCGCGAGGAGGAGAAGCTGGGAACTATAGGGGCGATTAGCTACGCGGTTTCGAAACTCGGTCTCGATGACTACCTCATAGTTGCTGGTGATAACCTCTTCTCCTTCTCCCTCGAGGAATTTCTCAGGAGATACGAGGGGAAGCCGCTGATAGCGGTCTACGATGTGGGTGACTTCGAGCTTGCAAAGAGGTACGGCGTGGTGGTACTCGAGGGGGATAGGGTGGTTGACTTCCAGGAGAAGCCAGCCCGGCCGAGGTCAACCCTCATAAGCACGGGCGTCTACGCCCTTCCCAGGGAAGTCATCGCGATGATAGATGACTACCTGAGGGAGGGCAACAGGGATTCCCCGGGCTATTTCATAGAGTGGCTCCTCGAGAGGGGTGTTGAGGTCTACGCCTACCGCTTCGACGACTACTGGTATGACATAGGCTCGGCGGACAGCTACCTCGAGGCCCTCAAGACGCTCCTGAAGGAGAGCCACATCGAGGAGATTCAGATAAGCCCCTACTCCAAGATAATCCCACCGGTGGTCATAAAGAGGGGAACGAAGATACTGGGGCGATCAATAATCGGACCCTACGCTTACATCGGGGAGAACTGCACCATAGAGAACTCCGACGTGAGCGACTCTATAGTATTCAACGGCACCGTACTCAAGGGCGCAACGATATGGCGCTCGATAATAGACGAGAAGTGTGAAATAAGGAACCTCGAGCTGAAGAAGAGCCTCGTCGGAGGGCACGCGAAGATACAGAGAGGGGATTGA